Part of the uncultured Desulfobacter sp. genome, GGGTCGTTGCCCGGCTCCAGTACCGGAGTACCTATACGACTATATATGAAGAGAGTGCCAACCGCCGTATTCAGCTTGCCGAAAAGCTGCGCAAATTGCCCCTGGCTTTTTTCGGTGAAAAAGATCTTGCCGATCTTACTGCAACCATTATGTCCGATAACACGGATCTGGAACATACCTTTTCCCATGCCGTTCCCCAGTTGTTTGCCTCTATCATCAGTATTCTTTTGGTCGCTGTGGGCCTGTTTTTTTTCAATTGGCAATTATCCCTGGCGTTATTTTGGGTGGTACCGGTTGCAGTAATGGTTATCCTGCTGTCGAAAACCTCCCAACGAAAAGGCCATAAAATAATTTACGATAAAAGACGCAACGTCAGTGAATGCATCCAGGAGGGACTGGAAAATATCCAGGAAATAAAAGCCTATAGCCATGAAAGCGAATACCTTAATGAATTAAACCTAAAACTGGACAATTATGAAAAAAGCCTGATCCGCGAAGAATTAATGGCCGGGGTCATGGTAAACTGTGCCCAGGGGGTGTTAAAACTGGGGATGGCAAGTGTTATCATCGTCGGAGCCCGTCTATTATCTACCGGGACCGTTGACCTGTTTACCTATTTCATGTTCCTGATTGTTGCATCACGCATTTATGACCCCATCAACGAAGTATTCAATAACCTGGCTGCCCTGTTCTATTTGGATATCCGCATCAACCGCATGAACGAATTGAGCGCGCTGCCCATCCAATCCGGTAAAACAGAATTTAAACCGGAACATTTCGATATTGTTTTCGATAAAGTGAATTTTGGTTATGAGAATGGCAAGCAGGTCATGAAGGATGTCTCATTTAAAGCCAAACAAGGTGAAATCACCGCGTTGGTGGGGCCTTCGGGCGGTGGTAAAAGCACCTCGGCAAAACTGGCTGCGCGTTTTTGGAATGTCGATTCAGGCAAAATCCTGCTGGGCAACCAGAACATAAGTGAAATAGAACCCGAAACGCTGCTGCAGAATTACTCCGTGGTATTTCAGGATGTCGTGCTGTTTAACACCACCATCATGGATAATATCCGCATTGGAAAACGCAATGCCACCGATGAAGAGGTTATACATGTGGCTAAACTTTCACAATGTGATGAATTCGTACGCAAAATGCCCAACGGGTATCACACCGTGATCGGAGAAAACGGCCAGACCCTTTCCGGTGGTGAAAGACAGCGGATTTCCATTGCCCGTGCCCTGCTCAAGGATGCGCCGATTGTATTGCTGGATGAAGCAACAGCCTCACTTGATGTGGAAAATGAAACTAAAATTCAGGCAGGAATTTCACAACTCATAAAAAATAAGACCGTCCTTATCATCGCCCACCGCATGCGCACCGTAGCCAATGCCGATAAAATCGTTGTGCTGGAAAACGGCAAGGTTATCGAAAGCGGCAAGCCCGATGCGTTGAAACTGCAAAACGGAATATTTACCAAAATGGTGGAAAGGCAAATGGTGGGGGCTTGATATTTTAATATTATGGGTTTACGGCATGGGCAAATCTTGACGGCAACAATAAAACAATTGACAGATGCAGGGGAAGTTTACTAATTGTTATGAAAACATAAAAAAGTTTAAACCTTTATAATATCTTATTGCCAACGAATAGATGAAAATAATCAAACCCGGAACTCCCCAGCCGACCGACGCCCCCAACCGATTCAAGGTAGAATTACCCTCGTTACCCGGCCGGGGTGGGTGGGACATTGATGTTTTCAACTCCGGGCTGACGCTGATCGTCATGGACACGGCATTACACCAGCCTATACAGACACAAGCTACGGTTGCAAAACCTATGGTAGGCTTGGGGTTTTGCCTGGCCGGGGAATTTGGCCTCTCTATTATGTCTTCAAAGACCCGGTCAAACATCCGGGCCGGACAAAGCGGTTTTTTTACTTTTCCCCAGGACATAGAGATTACAGAACATTTACCAGCCGATCATTTGCTCAGGATATACCTCATGCTTGAAGGTGAGATGTTATCATCTTTTACCCAAGGAGATGAAGACTATTTTTCCCCGGTAGTTAAAAGCTTTGAAAAAAAGCGGTCCGACCGCGTGGTTCATTCCACCACAGCCCTGATGCGTGCCATCCTGTATCAAATTCTCCATTGCCCCTACTGCGGCAAGGCCAGGCATATTTACCTTGAAAGCAAAGCCATGGAATTGATTTCTCACAAATTGGCACAGCTACACCCTTCCTTTATTTGTCCCGGAAACCAATTAAAACAGTCTGATTATGACCGAATCATCCACGCTGCCGAACTGCTTGTGAACAACATGGATAACCCGCCGGATACAACGGAACTGGCCAGCTCCGTCGGATTGAGCCGCGCCAAATTACACCGGTGTTTTCGCCGGGTCCACGGTGTCTCTCCCTTTGAATATCTGCGCAATCACCGCTTGAAAACCGCCATGCAGTTGCTTCAAAGTGGCAAAATCAATGTGACGGAAGCAGCATTGAGCGTTGGTTACGCCAACCTCAGTTATTTTTCCAAAGCCTTTAAAACCATGTTCGGGGTGCCCCCGGGAGAGCTTTTGCATCATTCCACGCCCAATTAATATTTGTTGGGGCGGGCACAAATGGAGAATTGAGGCTGTAGCGTTAAAAAACAAATACACCGGCGGATGCCCTTTTCCAAAGGGTATCTTTGTGGTTTCAATACAGTCAAACCAATCCAGGATTTGAGCCAGAAAACGTTGCGTAAGCCAGGTCTCCAGTTTCTTTTCGAGCTTGATAAGTGACTTGGTTTTTCCTGCTTCTTTTATCCTGAGTCTGGCTTGCACCTGTTTTATTTTTTTCGTTAAAAAGCAATGATAACTTAGGGAAATAAACTGTGTGAATTGTCTTCCACGCAAATTGTCCGGGTACCATGTGCGCGGTCGTGCACCATCAAACCGCCCCTTTTGAACGGCAAAAGTTCTTCAATTTTTTCCCAAAGTCGATAATTTTCAAGTGCGGTGAAAGTGTCCATAGCCTGGTTGCTGCCTGCCAGTTCTCAAGACGGGGAAGGGTGTTGCCGCCGGAACCGATCCAGTAGCGTGTGATAGAAAGTATCTTTTCCGCATCACCCGGGCTGAATGAAGCGGGTACGTCATCATCAATGCCGGAAACCTTGCCGGCCCATTCCAGGATATCCGTGGGACCGGTATGCTGGCGTGTTGCATCAATAAGGCCTGCTTCGCATTTAGGTTTTTTAGGGATAGTTGGCACAATTTCCTTGAGTTCCTGCCTTGATTTTTCCCTTGAGCTTTTGACTGACGGTATAAGTCTTTTTGGTCTTTTCGTTGCAGGCAGTAATCCGCTCATATACATAAATATCTCCATTTGAACGCTTTTCTCGCCTTTAACCGACGTGAGTTCTGG contains:
- a CDS encoding AraC family transcriptional regulator, which translates into the protein MKIIKPGTPQPTDAPNRFKVELPSLPGRGGWDIDVFNSGLTLIVMDTALHQPIQTQATVAKPMVGLGFCLAGEFGLSIMSSKTRSNIRAGQSGFFTFPQDIEITEHLPADHLLRIYLMLEGEMLSSFTQGDEDYFSPVVKSFEKKRSDRVVHSTTALMRAILYQILHCPYCGKARHIYLESKAMELISHKLAQLHPSFICPGNQLKQSDYDRIIHAAELLVNNMDNPPDTTELASSVGLSRAKLHRCFRRVHGVSPFEYLRNHRLKTAMQLLQSGKINVTEAALSVGYANLSYFSKAFKTMFGVPPGELLHHSTPN
- a CDS encoding ABC transporter ATP-binding protein; this encodes MLDTIQQRFALSPEGAKAFLKGTFCTALLNITLMLPAVFVFLFLDDYLRKWIDPSKTISTGMGYYVTLALLFMLITWVVARLQYRSTYTTIYEESANRRIQLAEKLRKLPLAFFGEKDLADLTATIMSDNTDLEHTFSHAVPQLFASIISILLVAVGLFFFNWQLSLALFWVVPVAVMVILLSKTSQRKGHKIIYDKRRNVSECIQEGLENIQEIKAYSHESEYLNELNLKLDNYEKSLIREELMAGVMVNCAQGVLKLGMASVIIVGARLLSTGTVDLFTYFMFLIVASRIYDPINEVFNNLAALFYLDIRINRMNELSALPIQSGKTEFKPEHFDIVFDKVNFGYENGKQVMKDVSFKAKQGEITALVGPSGGGKSTSAKLAARFWNVDSGKILLGNQNISEIEPETLLQNYSVVFQDVVLFNTTIMDNIRIGKRNATDEEVIHVAKLSQCDEFVRKMPNGYHTVIGENGQTLSGGERQRISIARALLKDAPIVLLDEATASLDVENETKIQAGISQLIKNKTVLIIAHRMRTVANADKIVVLENGKVIESGKPDALKLQNGIFTKMVERQMVGA